Proteins found in one Pocillopora verrucosa isolate sample1 chromosome 12, ASM3666991v2, whole genome shotgun sequence genomic segment:
- the LOC131783307 gene encoding ammonium transporter Rh type B-B has translation MGFKFSLISGLFQTLLLVSFSVLVRYGDDATPSIKHSTSNFTSEGSKENDVRTYYPLFQDVHVMIYIGFGFLMTFLKKYGYGSVGYNFFIAALVAQWSTIINGFFNQICLDGNDNIKVSMQTLIGAEFAAAAVLITFGAVLGKVSRLQLLVIGIMEVVFYGVNNLIAVKYLKYADAGGSIVIHTFGAYFGLALSRVLYNEDSLDSPKEASDYQSDIFAMIGTVFLWLFWPSFNAALLPPDYVAQQRSIINTYFSLTAACVTTFVLSPMFQRSGGKWRLSMVHVQNATLAGGVAVGTVSNMAINPFGALLIGSCAGALSTVGYVYISPLLTSFTKIHDTCGVNNLHGMPGIFGGIAGAIVSASADFQTYGYDGLFSVWSARAPKMNTTEYWEMRNMGVKFNVGDQRTASVQAGYQIAGLVATIGVAIIGGIVTGMIVNGSFCDTPTQEQMYDDGDYWEIPDGEAEAVSKV, from the exons ATGGGCTTCAAATTTTCTCTCATCAGTGGTCTCTTCCAAACTCTACTTCTGGTGTCGTTCTCCGTTCTGGTGAGATATGGCGACGACGCTACTCCGTCTATTAAACACAGCACCTCTAACTTTACTTCTGAAGGGTCTAAGGAGAATGATGTTCGTACATATTATCCAT TATTTCAAGATGTCCATGTTATGATCTACATCGGGTTTGGTTTTCTGATGACCTTCCTGAAGAAGTATGGATATGGTTCTGTGGGATACAATTTCTTTATTGCTGCCCTCGTCGCTCAGTGGAGTACAATTATAAATGGTTTCTTTAACCAGATCTGTTTGGACGGGAACGATAACATCAAAGTTAGCATGCAAAC TTTAATTGGCGCAGAGTTTGCTGCCGCTGCAGTTCTCATCACTTTCGGAGCGGTTCTAGGAAAAGTGAGCCGCCTGCAACTGCTGGTCATCGGTATCATGGAAGTTGTGTTCTACGGAGTCAATAATTTGATTGCTGTCAAATATCTGAAGTACGCAGACGCAGGGGGGTCCATAGTCATTCACACCTTTGGCGCGTATTTCGGCTTGGCTTTGTCACGAGTGTTATACAATGAGGATTCGTTGGACAGTCCAAAAGAAGCATCCGATTATCAATCAGATATTTTTGCCATGATTG gTACTGTATTCCTGTGGTTGTTCTGGCCCAGTTTCAACGCTGCTCTGCTGCCTCCGGATTACGTTGCTCAGCAACGTTCTATTATCAACACATATTTCTCCCTGACCGCTGCTTGCGTCACCACATTCGTTTTGTCGCCCATGTTTCAGAGAAGTGGAGGAAAATGGAGGCTTAGCATG GTTCATGTTCAAAACGCAACACTTGCTGGTGGCGTTGCTGTGGGAACAGTGTCCAACATGGCAATCAATCCTTTTGGAGctcttctgattggttcttgtgCCGGAGCATTGAGCACTGTGGGATACGTATACATTAGT CCATTATTGACGAGTTTTACTAAAATCCATGACACCTGCGGTGTGAACAACTTGCATGGAATGCCGGGAATCTTTGGTGGCATTGCGGGCGCTATCGTCTCGGCTAGTGCTGATTTTCAGACATACGGATACGATGG tCTATTTAGTGTGTGGAGTGCGCGTGCGCCGAAGATGAACACCACTGAATACTGGGAGATGAGGAATATGGGTGTAAAGTTTAACGTGGGAGATCAACGCACAGCCTCTGTTCAGGCTGGTTACCAGATCGCTGGTCTCGTGGCCACAATTGGTGTTGCTATCATCGGCGGAATTGTAACTG GTATGATTGTGAATGGGTCGTTCTGCGACACACCAACTCAGGAACAAATGTATGATGACGGTGATTACTGGGAG ATCCCAGATGGCGAAGCGGAAGCAGTATCTAAAGTTTAA
- the LOC131783413 gene encoding ammonium transporter Rh type C produces MGLKFSVTCGLFELMLLTLFAVLVKYGERAMPPSRRISQDVNKSSEVHFHTGPENDVPILYPFFQDVNVIVFFGVGLLMTFLKKYGYSGVGYNFFIAALLSQWGAIVNGCFNQIYIDGKDHIEIGLRSLISAEYAAVTVLISFGVVLGKVSRLQLLVIGILEILFYAINNLLAVKYLKYSDAGGSIFLHAFAAYFGLALSWILYNENSLDNYNEGSSYHSDISAMIGTLFLWLLWPSFNAALLPPDYVAQHRSIINTYFSLTASCVVVFVLSPIFQRSGGKWKISMVHVQNASLAGGVAVGTTSNMFLTPFGALLIGCCAGALSTVGFSYLTSFLAKSLKIHDTCGVHNLHGIPGIFGGIAGAIITALAQVDSYGYEGLFSVWGARAPKMNSIEYWELKNMSVKFDVGDERSAFVQAGYQVAGIMVTLAISIFGGIVTGLIVKREIFDPPAEEQLFDDEDFWVLPQKHIEGYENID; encoded by the exons ATGGGTCTGAAATTTTCAGTAACCTGTGGGCTCTTCGAGCTGATGCTGTTGACCCTGTTTGCTGTTCTGGTTAAATATGGGGAGCGTGCTATGCCCCCATCGCGACGAATAAGCCAGGACGTAAACAAAAGCTCTGAAGTACACTTTCACACGGGTCCTGAGAATGATGTGCCGATTCTCTATCCTT TCTTTCAGGATGTCAACGTTATCGTCTTTTTTGGCGTTGGTTTATTGATGACCTTCCTAAAGAAGTATGGTTATAGTGGTGTGGGATACAATTTCTTCATCGCTGCCCTCCTTTCCCAATGGGGTGCAATTGTAAATGGCTGTTTTAATCAGATTTACATCGATGGAAAAGACCACATTGAAATTGGTCTAAGAAG TTTGATAAGCGCGGAGTATGCCGCCGTTACTGTCCTCATCAGCTTTGGAGTGGTCTTGGGAAAAGTGAGCCGCCTGCAACTACTTGTCATCGGTATCCTGGAAATATTATTCTATGCCATCAATAATTTGTTGGCAGTCAAATATCTGAAGTACTCCGACGCAGGAGGGTCTATATTCTTGCATGCGTTTGCGGCGTATTTCGGTTTAGCCTTGTCGTGGATACTTTACAATGAAAATTCTTTGGACAATTATAATGAAGGATCCAGTTACCATTCAGATATTTCTGCTATGATTG GTACTCTATTCCTGTGGTTGCTCTGGCCCAGTTTCAACGCTGCGTTACTGCCTCCAGATTACGTCGCTCAACATCGCTCCATCATCAACACTTACTTCTCCTTAACTGCATCCTGTGTTGTGGTTTTTGTGCTGTCGCCTATCTTTCAGAGAAGTGGCGGTAAATGGAAAATAAGTAtg gttcACGTTCAAAACGCTAGTCTGGCCGGCGGCGTTGCCGTGGGAACAACATCTAACATGTTTTTGACACCTTTCGGAGCTCTTTTAATTGGTTGTTGCGCCGGAGCACTGAGCACTGTGGGATTTTCCTATTTGACA TCATTCTTAGCCAAGTCTCTCAAAATCCATGACACATGCGGTGTGCACAACTTGCATGGAATTCCGGGAATTTTCGGTGGCATTGCGGGCGCAATTATTACTGCGCTTGCACAAGTTGACTCATACGGATACGAAGG tctATTCAGTGTGTGGGGTGCGCGAGCTCCGAAGATGAACTCAATTGAATACTGGGAGCTGAAGAATATGAGTGTGAAGTTTGATGTGGGAGATGAACGATCAGCCTTTGTTCAGGCTGGTTACCAGGTCGCTGGTATTATGGTTACTTTAGCCATCTCTATCTTTGGAGGAATTGTGACTG GTTTGATTGTTAAAAGAGAGATCTTTGATCCACCAGCTGAAGAACAACTGTTCGATGATGAGGATTTTTGGGTG CTCCCACAGAAACATATTGAGGGATACGAAAACATTGATTGA